The genomic DNA CTGCCCTGTCTGGTTAAGCATCCACCCATCCTTTCGCTCAGTCTATGTCCGTGGATTACTTCTTCTGGCTTGATCAGATTCAGCCGCATGATCGCGATCGGGTTGGCAGTAAGGCATTTTATCTGTCATTGCTTCAGCAGCGCGGCTATCCTGTGGTGCCAGGGTTGGTGGTTAGTAGCGACCTGTTTCAGACATTTTTGGGGCAGATTCAGTGGGCAGATCCCACCTTTGCCGATTTACCTGCCTCCTCGCTGTATATCGATGTGGACAATCCGCGTCAGCTTCGGGTGGCAGCGCAGCACATTCGACAGGCAATTGTTTCAACCCCGCTTCCCGATTCCTGGCTGTTGCCCATCAAGCTAGCGATCGAAGAGTGGCAGACGAACTGGCAGACGAACTGGCAGAGTGAGGCAGTCATTTTGCGTCCGTCCTTTTCCCTGGTAGCGGGGATTGATCCAACCCTGAGTTCTCGCACCAGAGGATTGCTGGATGCCCATATTTGTCACGCAGAGCCAGAAACGATCGGACAAACGCTCAAACAGGTCTGGGCAGAATTGTTTCGCGCCCGGAGCCTGCTCTACTGGCAGCGGTTAGGCATTCAGCCCCAGCAGGTGCAGCTTGCGGTTTTAATTCAGCCGATTTCATCCGCGATCGCTGCGGGAGAAGCCAGCATGGGGGCGGCAGAACTAGAGGTGCAGGCAGTTTACGGTTTGGGGCATGGCATGACACAGGGCGTCATACCGGATCTCTATCGCATTGAGGCGTCGGGCACCGTTCAGGTTGATCGGGTGAGTCGTAAAACGGTGGCGTATGAGATTGCGATCGCCCCAACTGTCCAACCCCCCGATCCTGTTGTGTCCCCTGTGCCTAGCGAACCTTTCATCAGCGAACCAAATCACGGTCTCCAGATGCAGTTTCTCCAGTGGGAGCAGCAAACGCAGTCCGTGCTCACGCAGGCACAGGTCGAACGTCTGGCGCATCTCTGCCGCCAACTGATGCTGACTTTGGACATGGCAGTTGACCTGGAATGGATGCTGTGGAGTTCAGCCGATTCCGCCGAACCTGTCTTCTACGTCACGCAGGTTATTCCCTTCGGGAAGCGCAGTTCCAAGTCCTCCCTCCCCTCCAGTTCCGCTGATTTGCCTGCTGCCCGATTGCCTGAGACTGGAATCCCTTGCCCCTCGGAAAGCACTGCCGAGGACTGTCTCAAGGGAATTGCGGCTGCTCCCGGAAAAGCCATTGCCCCAGTCTGGATCATGCCGCAAACAGCGACCTCGCTTCAGGAAATGCCGTCGGGCTGTGTTCTCGTTGCCCGCTTTATTTTGCCGGAGTGGGTGAGCCAGCTTCGTCGGGTTGCGGGAATTGTGACGGAACAGGGAGGAGCCACCAGCCACGGAGCAATTCTGGCACGCGAACTCGGTATCCCTGCCGTTGTCGGCATCGCGGATGTTATGCAGGAATTTCAAACCGGAGAGAACGTTCTGGTAAATGGCGATCGGGGAGAGGTCGTGCGGATGGTGGCTGACCCAGAATCCTCGGCTTCCAGGCATTTCGAGCATGAGCATTCCGATGATCCGCTAATGCCCAGCTCAGATTCAGCCAGTCCTCAGACTTCCCAGGACAACTGCCATCGATCGATGCCTCCCACCGCAACCCGACTGATGGTGAGCCTCAGTCAAACGGAGTCGATCGCCCAGCTCCGCAACCTGCAAGTTGATGGCATTGGGCTTTTGCGCTCAGAACTGCTCTGGCTCCAGAGTTTCGACTATCGATCGCCCCAGGAATGGCTGCAACAGGATAGAGCCGGATTAGTCGATCGGCTGGCACAGCAAATTCAGCAGTTCGCCGCAGGTGTGACGCCCCGCCCCGTGTTTTATCGCAGTCTGGATTTTCGTGCCCACGAGTTTCCCCTGCTGGCTGCCTCCGAACCCTCTGAAGCGCATCCGATGCTGGGAGTGCGGGGAGCCTATCGCTATCAAATCTACCCGGACTGGTTTGAGGTAGAACTGGCGGCACTGAAACAGGTACAGCAGGCAAGCTACGACAATCTGCGGCTGATTTTGCCCTTTGTGCGAACCGTGGAGGAATTCATTTTTTGCCGCGATCGCATCGAGCAGATGGGCTTACGGCAACCGACGTTTGAACTCTGGATGATGGCAGAAGTCCCTTCCGTCTTGCTGCTGTTACCCGACTATATTGCGGCAGGCGCTCAGGGATTTGCGATCGGCTGTAATGACCTGACCCAGCTTCTACTCGGCGTCGATCGCGATCATCCCCAGATGGCAGCCCGATTCAACATGACCCATCCCGCTGTAATGCGGGCAATCGAGCAAATTATCCAGACCTGCCGCACTGCGAACCTTCCCTGTACCCTTTGCGGTCAACTGCCTCGACAAATGGAAGTGATCGATCAGCTAGTTGAATGGGGCGTGACGGGAATTTCCGTAGACCCAGGGGATGTGACGTGGATGGGGGAGGCGATCGATCGGGCAGAGCGGCGGTTGCTATTGGAATGGAATAGGGAATAACCTACCCACTCACCCGCACCAGCGTCGGCACAAAGTCCGGGTAAGAAATCCCCGCAGCCTCAGCCCGATGGATGACTGTCTGACCGTTAGCAATCAGGGCGGCGATCGCCAGGCTCATCGCAATTCGGTGGTCGGTGTGGCTGTCGAGTTCTGCGCCGTGCAGGGGCGTTTTTCCGGTAATTTCCAGACCGTCGGGGAGTTCGGTGACGGTGGCTCCCATTTGGATCAACTGGGCTGCCATGACCGCAATGCGATCGCTTTCTTTGACGCGCAGTTCGGCGGCATCTTTAATGACAGTGGTGCCCTCGGCGCAGGTGGCGGCAACTGCCAGGATCGGGATTTCGTCAATTAAGCGGGGAATGACATCTCCGGCGATCGTGCAGGCTTTTAGCTGGCTATGCCGGACATGCACATCGGCAACGGGTTCTCCGGCAACTTCGCGCTCATTTTCCAGCGTCACATCGGCTTCCATCTGCTGCAAAACTTCCAGGATGCCCGTG from Leptolyngbya ohadii IS1 includes the following:
- a CDS encoding putative PEP-binding protein; the protein is MSVDYFFWLDQIQPHDRDRVGSKAFYLSLLQQRGYPVVPGLVVSSDLFQTFLGQIQWADPTFADLPASSLYIDVDNPRQLRVAAQHIRQAIVSTPLPDSWLLPIKLAIEEWQTNWQTNWQSEAVILRPSFSLVAGIDPTLSSRTRGLLDAHICHAEPETIGQTLKQVWAELFRARSLLYWQRLGIQPQQVQLAVLIQPISSAIAAGEASMGAAELEVQAVYGLGHGMTQGVIPDLYRIEASGTVQVDRVSRKTVAYEIAIAPTVQPPDPVVSPVPSEPFISEPNHGLQMQFLQWEQQTQSVLTQAQVERLAHLCRQLMLTLDMAVDLEWMLWSSADSAEPVFYVTQVIPFGKRSSKSSLPSSSADLPAARLPETGIPCPSESTAEDCLKGIAAAPGKAIAPVWIMPQTATSLQEMPSGCVLVARFILPEWVSQLRRVAGIVTEQGGATSHGAILARELGIPAVVGIADVMQEFQTGENVLVNGDRGEVVRMVADPESSASRHFEHEHSDDPLMPSSDSASPQTSQDNCHRSMPPTATRLMVSLSQTESIAQLRNLQVDGIGLLRSELLWLQSFDYRSPQEWLQQDRAGLVDRLAQQIQQFAAGVTPRPVFYRSLDFRAHEFPLLAASEPSEAHPMLGVRGAYRYQIYPDWFEVELAALKQVQQASYDNLRLILPFVRTVEEFIFCRDRIEQMGLRQPTFELWMMAEVPSVLLLLPDYIAAGAQGFAIGCNDLTQLLLGVDRDHPQMAARFNMTHPAVMRAIEQIIQTCRTANLPCTLCGQLPRQMEVIDQLVEWGVTGISVDPGDVTWMGEAIDRAERRLLLEWNRE